From the genome of Geminocystis herdmanii PCC 6308, one region includes:
- a CDS encoding response regulator, producing MSSSGVLKQKLQSLQGKKFTGRIDIKNSKGKEWRLYFCLSRLIWADGGYHPYRAWERLLNKYCPHLDHHFIDINKAKKFECWNYYLMVSLLQRFLITKEQALCLINERIKQILFDLYQAENQEKLSYDLVVVEDNFSEESGLKVSITLLKIETVLTAVEPQWQQWENFGLTSFSPNYAPVIKNPLLLKQKFKGKENTYSKLVSLLNGKFPLIELADKLNLTIIKLTLWLKPYFEQGLISLVEIKDQSVEITLIGVTNHDYKITKTTHQQLILCVDDSLQVCQIMEHIVTEAGYQYISIQNPLKALPEILKRKPDLIFLDLIMPIVNGYEICSQIRRVSSLKDTPIIILTSNDGMIDRVRSKLVGASGFLGKPIDQEKVLAKIKSCFRGKKSSKSGDSPLELKSETS from the coding sequence ATGAGTAGTTCAGGAGTACTAAAACAAAAACTGCAATCCCTCCAAGGAAAAAAGTTTACAGGCAGAATAGACATTAAAAATAGCAAAGGAAAAGAATGGCGATTGTATTTTTGTCTAAGTCGTTTAATTTGGGCGGATGGAGGTTATCATCCTTATAGAGCATGGGAAAGGTTATTAAATAAATATTGTCCTCATTTAGATCATCATTTTATTGATATTAATAAAGCTAAAAAATTTGAGTGTTGGAATTATTATTTAATGGTGTCTTTATTGCAAAGATTTTTAATTACAAAAGAACAGGCTTTATGTTTAATTAATGAGAGAATAAAACAAATATTATTTGATCTTTATCAAGCAGAAAATCAAGAAAAACTTAGTTATGATTTGGTGGTAGTAGAAGATAATTTTTCTGAGGAGTCAGGCTTAAAAGTATCGATTACATTATTAAAAATAGAAACAGTATTAACAGCCGTTGAGCCTCAGTGGCAACAATGGGAAAACTTTGGTTTAACTTCTTTTAGTCCCAATTATGCCCCAGTTATTAAAAATCCTCTTTTATTAAAACAAAAATTTAAAGGAAAAGAAAATACTTATAGCAAATTAGTATCTTTATTAAATGGAAAATTTCCCTTAATAGAATTAGCAGACAAATTAAATTTAACTATTATTAAACTAACTCTTTGGTTAAAACCTTATTTTGAACAGGGGCTAATTTCTTTAGTAGAAATAAAAGATCAATCTGTAGAAATCACTTTAATTGGAGTTACTAATCATGACTATAAAATAACTAAAACAACTCATCAACAATTGATACTTTGTGTGGACGATAGCCTCCAAGTTTGTCAAATTATGGAACATATTGTAACAGAAGCTGGTTATCAATATATCTCTATTCAAAACCCTTTAAAAGCCTTACCAGAAATTCTCAAAAGAAAGCCTGATTTAATTTTTTTAGACTTAATCATGCCTATTGTTAATGGTTATGAAATTTGTTCGCAAATTCGTCGAGTTTCTTCGTTAAAAGATACCCCAATTATTATTTTAACCAGTAATGATGGTATGATCGATCGAGTGAGAAGTAAACTGGTAGGGGCGAGTGGTTTTTTAGGAAAACCCATTGATCAAGAGAAAGTTTTAGCTAAAATAAAATCATGTTTTCGTGGGAAAAAATCCTCTAAATCAGGTGATTCTCCCCTGGAATTAAAAAGCGAAACTTCCTGA
- a CDS encoding NAD(+) kinase: protein MRLKQVIIAYKAGDRDSKAWAERCAKELEARDCKVLLGPSGFKDNPYPVFLASATQSIDLGIILGGDGTILAAARHLSPENIPILAVNVGGHLGFLTEPFSLFQDTENLWYRLENDLYAVERRMMLEAQIWERNKNDIEAVSDRFFCLNEMCVKPACLDRMPTAILEMEVDGEVVDQYHGDGLIVSTPTGSTCYTASASGPIIHPGMSAIAVTPICPLSLSSRPLLLPPRSVVSIWTLGDYELNNKLWMDGVLATSIWPGQWVSISMAQCQAQFIILREAHSFYKTLREKLQWAGARIYCENNHRN, encoded by the coding sequence GTGCGGTTAAAACAAGTAATTATTGCCTATAAAGCTGGGGATAGGGATAGTAAAGCATGGGCGGAAAGATGTGCTAAAGAGTTGGAAGCCCGTGATTGTAAGGTATTATTAGGTCCTAGTGGTTTTAAAGATAATCCTTATCCTGTATTTTTGGCTTCTGCTACTCAGTCGATCGATCTTGGTATTATATTAGGGGGAGACGGGACAATTTTAGCTGCAGCCCGTCATTTATCCCCAGAAAATATCCCCATTTTAGCGGTTAATGTGGGAGGACATTTAGGATTTTTAACTGAACCTTTTAGTCTTTTTCAGGATACAGAAAACCTGTGGTATCGTCTTGAAAATGATTTATATGCCGTAGAAAGGCGCATGATGTTGGAAGCGCAAATATGGGAGAGAAATAAAAATGATATTGAAGCAGTGAGCGATCGATTTTTTTGCTTAAATGAGATGTGTGTTAAACCTGCTTGTTTGGATAGAATGCCCACAGCTATCCTTGAAATGGAAGTGGATGGAGAAGTAGTAGATCAGTATCATGGTGATGGTTTAATCGTTTCTACTCCTACGGGTTCAACCTGTTATACTGCTTCTGCTAGTGGCCCGATTATACATCCGGGGATGAGTGCGATCGCTGTTACCCCCATATGTCCTTTGAGTTTATCTAGTCGCCCTTTATTATTACCTCCTCGATCGGTTGTAAGTATATGGACACTGGGAGATTACGAATTGAATAATAAACTATGGATGGATGGAGTATTAGCTACCTCTATTTGGCCCGGACAATGGGTAAGTATAAGTATGGCACAATGTCAAGCCCAATTTATTATTTTAAGGGAAGCACATTCATTTTATAAAACTTTACGAGAAAAATTACAATGGGCTGGAGCAAGAATTTATTGTGAAAATAATCACCGTAATTAA
- the rpmF gene encoding 50S ribosomal protein L32, translating into MAVPKKKTSKSKRNQRRAHWIKKAELQAQRALALGKSVLSGKSNSFVYPTEEEETEE; encoded by the coding sequence ATGGCAGTACCTAAGAAGAAAACATCTAAATCGAAAAGAAATCAACGTCGAGCGCATTGGATTAAAAAAGCGGAATTACAAGCCCAAAGAGCATTAGCATTAGGTAAATCGGTATTAAGTGGTAAATCCAATAGTTTTGTTTACCCTACTGAGGAAGAAGAAACAGAAGAATAG
- a CDS encoding ATP-binding protein, which translates to MVKIFSPKQQNPNFLSNKLIGIDEQKKILEAFCNFVWSQDWQEQSKTLHFMSTILLYGPPGTGKTSLLKEVANNFEINGIKYYRESLDLLVDKELGETSKAIKELFEQIIEQGKCGKKVFLQLDDIDSVLSSRFMSNESSGVRRGVNTFLIQLDELLQIDFEYTPVIAATTNMFSNLDSAIKRRFSLKIKVDPILNRIQLEDLLSPIEKIIGSQLQIDYDLIESITKEKKFTPYDIILVMQKLFLNSLIGNEIQFQQFIDELNSSESSKVSFEKQEQAYSLLQ; encoded by the coding sequence GTGGTCAAAATTTTTTCTCCAAAACAGCAAAATCCCAATTTTTTGTCAAATAAACTCATTGGTATAGACGAGCAAAAAAAAATATTAGAAGCCTTTTGTAATTTTGTTTGGTCACAAGATTGGCAGGAACAATCTAAAACACTTCATTTTATGTCAACCATTTTATTATATGGTCCACCCGGAACGGGAAAAACATCATTGTTAAAAGAAGTTGCTAATAATTTTGAAATAAATGGTATTAAGTATTATCGAGAAAGTTTAGACCTTTTGGTTGATAAAGAGTTAGGGGAAACATCAAAAGCAATTAAAGAGTTATTTGAGCAAATTATTGAACAGGGAAAATGTGGAAAAAAAGTATTTTTACAGTTAGATGATATAGATTCTGTGTTATCTTCTCGTTTTATGAGTAATGAATCATCAGGGGTTAGACGAGGGGTTAATACCTTCTTGATACAATTAGATGAATTATTACAAATAGATTTTGAATACACTCCCGTGATTGCCGCTACAACAAATATGTTTTCAAATTTAGATTCAGCTATTAAAAGGAGATTTTCTTTAAAGATTAAAGTTGATCCTATTTTAAATAGAATACAACTTGAGGATTTGTTGAGTCCCATTGAAAAAATAATTGGTAGTCAATTACAAATTGATTATGATTTAATAGAAAGTATTACTAAAGAAAAAAAATTTACTCCTTATGATATTATATTAGTTATGCAAAAGTTATTTTTAAATAGCTTAATTGGAAATGAAATTCAATTTCAACAGTTTATTGACGAATTAAATAGTTCTGAATCATCAAAAGTGTCTTTTGAAAAACAAGAACAGGCTTATTCTTTACTTCAATAA
- the rimI gene encoding ribosomal protein S18-alanine N-acetyltransferase produces MSLEIINIKNLTKKELDQVLELDHLCFGGLWSLDGYKREIESPNSCLLVLTIDINNTEKVIGLGCFWSILEEAHLTILAIHPDFQGQGFGKLLLTKLLKEAQNKSLERATLEVGENNIKALSLYEKFGFKEAGRRKKYYKSTGEDALILWKQFEIK; encoded by the coding sequence ATGAGTTTAGAAATAATTAATATAAAGAATTTAACCAAAAAAGAACTAGATCAAGTCTTAGAATTAGATCATCTTTGTTTTGGCGGTTTATGGAGTTTAGACGGTTATAAAAGAGAAATAGAAAGCCCTAATAGTTGTTTATTAGTTCTAACTATTGATATTAATAATACCGAAAAAGTGATTGGTTTAGGTTGTTTTTGGTCAATTCTTGAGGAGGCACATTTAACTATTTTAGCGATTCATCCAGATTTTCAAGGGCAAGGTTTTGGTAAATTATTATTAACTAAATTATTAAAAGAAGCGCAAAATAAATCTTTAGAAAGAGCGACTTTAGAAGTGGGAGAAAATAATATCAAAGCCTTGAGTTTATATGAAAAATTTGGTTTTAAAGAAGCAGGAAGACGCAAAAAATATTATAAAAGTACTGGAGAAGATGCCTTAATTTTATGGAAACAATTTGAAATTAAATAG
- the yidD gene encoding membrane protein insertion efficiency factor YidD: protein MKKLLIFLITFYRRFISPLFPPSCRFIPTCSQYALEAIERHGTIKGSCLSVRRVCRCHPFHQGGYDPVPSLSDNLTSLLDGD, encoded by the coding sequence ATGAAAAAATTACTAATTTTCCTCATTACTTTTTATCGTCGCTTCATTTCTCCTCTATTCCCTCCTAGTTGTCGGTTTATACCAACTTGTTCTCAATATGCTTTAGAGGCGATCGAGCGTCATGGTACAATCAAGGGTAGTTGTTTGAGTGTGCGCAGAGTTTGCCGTTGTCATCCTTTTCATCAAGGTGGTTATGATCCTGTTCCTTCATTATCGGATAATTTGACTTCTTTGCTCGATGGAGATTAA
- a CDS encoding DUF3067 family protein: protein MTGKELRELIFNKWGYSYDIQVINIKDKIYFQVMWKYLEQASFHWNESEYLLHLDEIANYITSWGVISQVENGIQEAKSRPRLGKAVSFSLDLGDRTSEWII, encoded by the coding sequence ATGACAGGAAAAGAATTAAGAGAATTAATTTTCAATAAATGGGGATATTCCTATGATATTCAAGTGATCAATATTAAGGATAAAATCTATTTTCAGGTAATGTGGAAATATTTAGAACAAGCCTCCTTTCATTGGAATGAATCAGAGTATCTTCTACATTTAGACGAAATCGCCAACTATATCACCTCTTGGGGAGTCATTTCTCAGGTGGAAAATGGTATTCAAGAAGCCAAAAGTCGCCCACGCTTGGGTAAAGCCGTTAGTTTTTCCCTTGATTTGGGCGATCGAACTTCCGAATGGATTATATAA
- the ilvC gene encoding ketol-acid reductoisomerase encodes MAQMYYDNDANLDLFTNKTVAIIGYGSQGHAHALNLKESGVNVIVGLYEGSKSKPQAESAGLKVHTVAEASSLADWIMILLPDEVQRTVYEKEIAPYLTKGKVLSFAHGFNIHFGQIVPPADVDVVMVAPKGPGHLVRRTYEQGQGVPALFAVYQDATGNARNLAMAYAKGIGGTRAGILETSFREETETDLFGEQAVLCGGLSELIKAGFDTLVSAGYQPELAYFECLHEVKLIVDLIVEGGLAKMRNSISNTAEYGDYTRGPRVITDDTRAEMKKILTEIQSGQFAREFVLENQAGKPGFTAMRRREAEQTIEEVGKDLRAMFSWLKK; translated from the coding sequence ATGGCTCAAATGTATTATGATAATGATGCCAATTTAGATTTATTTACTAATAAAACTGTTGCAATTATCGGTTATGGTTCTCAAGGTCATGCCCATGCTTTAAACTTAAAAGAAAGCGGTGTTAATGTCATTGTCGGACTTTATGAAGGTAGCAAATCTAAACCCCAAGCAGAATCTGCCGGTTTAAAAGTTCACACCGTGGCTGAGGCTTCCTCCCTTGCTGACTGGATCATGATTTTATTACCAGACGAAGTTCAACGTACTGTTTACGAAAAAGAAATCGCACCCTATTTGACGAAAGGAAAAGTATTATCTTTTGCTCATGGTTTTAACATTCATTTTGGGCAAATCGTACCCCCTGCAGATGTTGATGTGGTAATGGTAGCACCAAAAGGACCCGGTCATTTAGTTAGACGTACTTACGAACAAGGACAAGGTGTACCTGCTTTATTTGCGGTTTATCAAGATGCTACTGGTAATGCTCGTAATTTAGCCATGGCTTATGCTAAAGGTATTGGTGGCACTCGTGCTGGTATTCTGGAAACTAGCTTCAGAGAAGAAACCGAAACGGATTTATTTGGTGAACAAGCTGTATTATGTGGTGGTTTATCTGAGTTAATCAAAGCGGGTTTTGATACTTTAGTTTCCGCTGGTTATCAACCTGAGTTAGCTTATTTTGAATGTCTCCACGAAGTTAAATTAATCGTTGATTTAATTGTAGAAGGCGGTTTAGCTAAGATGCGCAATAGTATCTCTAATACGGCTGAATATGGTGATTATACCAGAGGACCTAGAGTTATTACCGATGATACCCGTGCGGAAATGAAAAAAATCCTCACGGAAATTCAATCTGGACAATTTGCTAGAGAATTTGTGTTAGAAAATCAAGCTGGTAAACCCGGTTTTACTGCGATGCGTCGTCGTGAAGCTGAACAAACTATCGAAGAAGTGGGTAAGGATTTACGCGCTATGTTTAGTTGGTTGAAAAAATAA